The following coding sequences are from one Oscillospiraceae bacterium window:
- the yfbR gene encoding 5'-deoxynucleotidase codes for MDEGNFLALLFRMKNIKRWGLMYNTRSENLAEHSLECAFVAHALAVIGNTRFSKQYDPEKIATSAMFHDVSEIITGDLPTPVKYFNDDIKTAYKKIEKTAESSMLSLLDDLSRPYYLALTNPGAEEHIIIKAADKLCAYIKCRLELSRGNPEFESAAQYIRKNIDTMDCCELQYFMDHYFDSFIKSIDELSVSL; via the coding sequence ATGGACGAAGGGAATTTTTTGGCGCTGCTTTTCCGTATGAAAAACATTAAGCGCTGGGGACTGATGTATAATACGCGCTCTGAAAACCTTGCCGAGCATTCCCTCGAATGCGCTTTCGTCGCTCATGCGCTCGCCGTTATCGGGAATACCCGGTTTTCAAAGCAATACGATCCCGAGAAGATCGCGACCTCCGCAATGTTCCATGATGTCAGCGAAATAATAACCGGAGACCTTCCGACACCTGTAAAGTATTTCAACGACGATATAAAAACCGCGTATAAAAAAATAGAAAAGACGGCGGAATCCTCAATGCTGTCGCTCCTTGACGACCTCAGCAGGCCGTATTATCTCGCACTCACCAATCCTGGGGCTGAAGAGCATATTATAATTAAAGCGGCCGATAAGCTCTGCGCATATATAAAATGCCGTCTGGAGCTTTCGCGCGGAAACCCTGAATTTGAATCCGCCGCCCAATATATACGCAAAAATATTGACACAATGGACTGTTGTGAGTTACAATATTTTATGGATCATTATTTCGACTCCTTTATAAAAAGCATAGATGAGTTGAGCGTTTCCCTCTAA
- a CDS encoding sugar phosphate isomerase/epimerase, with translation MSMKIGVIVESFRKGFAEGVKSAAKIGANGIQAYASCGELYPDNMTSAKIAEVKDIVKSNGLVFSAICGDLGHGFTDAQKNPGLITVSKKILDLAKELDCNIVTTHIGKVPAEENVIRETMRVACRDLAEYADSIGSCFAVETGPEPATLLFEFLESLGAMGVRVNLDPANLVMCVKDDPAKAVHTLRKYIVHTHAKDGINLGSPDKYLEVPLGTGGVNFDEYLPALNSIGYNGFLTIEREVGETPEKDIQTAIDFLRAKKEKFGF, from the coding sequence ATGTCAATGAAAATCGGTGTAATCGTAGAATCCTTCCGTAAAGGCTTTGCCGAAGGCGTAAAAAGCGCAGCCAAAATTGGTGCAAACGGAATTCAGGCATACGCATCCTGCGGAGAGCTGTATCCTGACAATATGACTTCGGCCAAAATCGCGGAAGTCAAGGATATAGTCAAATCCAACGGTCTTGTTTTCTCCGCCATATGCGGCGACCTTGGTCATGGCTTTACCGACGCACAGAAGAATCCCGGACTTATCACCGTATCGAAAAAGATACTGGATCTTGCCAAAGAGCTTGACTGCAATATTGTCACCACTCATATCGGAAAAGTTCCCGCGGAGGAAAACGTGATCAGAGAGACTATGCGTGTGGCCTGCAGAGATCTGGCCGAATATGCCGATTCCATTGGAAGCTGCTTCGCCGTTGAGACCGGACCGGAGCCCGCGACGCTTCTCTTTGAATTCCTTGAGAGTCTCGGAGCAATGGGCGTCAGAGTAAACCTCGATCCCGCCAATCTCGTGATGTGCGTAAAGGATGATCCCGCAAAGGCCGTCCATACTCTCAGAAAATACATCGTTCACACCCATGCCAAGGACGGCATAAACCTCGGCAGCCCCGACAAATATCTTGAAGTTCCGCTGGGAACAGGCGGGGTAAATTTCGACGAATATCTTCCGGCGCTCAACAGCATCGGATACAACGGATTCCTCACTATCGAACGCGAGGTCGGCGAAACGCCTGAAAAGGACATTCAGACGGCCATTGATTTTCTCAGAGCAAAAAAAGAAAAGTTCGGT